The window CCCTTCGCATGTCTCCTCAGGCGCTCTCCCTCATCGAGGCCGTCAGGGAGCAGGAAAGGGTGGAAAGAAAAGAGCTTCTCGCGAAGACATCCGTTTCGGCGGGGGTCCTGAAGAGGCTCCTGAACGCGGGTGTCCTTGCCGAGGTCAGGCAGGAGGCCCTCGATGATGGCCCTGAGGGGCACCTGGAGGAAGCGCAGGCCGACTACGAGCTCAACGCCCCACAAAAGAATGCTATAGCAAGGATCATGGAAACCATAGATGAGGGCAGCCACCGGGTCTTTCTCCTCCACGGCGTCACCGGTTCCGGCAAGACGGAAGTCTACCTCGGTGCTATTTCGAAGGCCCTCGAAGGGGGAAAGGGCGCCTACTATCTCGTGCCCGAAATAGCCCTCACCCCCCTTTTCCTGGGAAGGATAAAAAGGAGGTTCGGGGAGAACGTTGCCGTGCTCCACTCCCGGATATCGCCGGCTGCGAGGCACGCCATATGGCTGCGGGCGNNNNNNNNNNNNNNNNNNNNNNNNNGTCATCATCGTGGACGAGGAGCACGACCAGGCCTACAAGCAGGATGAAGGGGTCAAGTACAACGCGCGGGACCTTGCCATCGTCAAGGGAGGGCTTTTCCGGATCCCCGTCGTCCTGGGCTCGGCAACCCCCTCGGGGGAGAGCTATTTCAGGGCGAAAACGGGCGAGTTCCGCTACCTGGAGCTTCCCGAGCGGGTTGCACAGGGCAGCCTCCCGGATGTGAGGATCGTCGACCTCACGGAGAACCGCGCAAGGAGGGGTTTCAAGCGGTACGTGTCCTCGGAGCTCGAGGAACTGATAGAGGCCACGCTCGCAAGAGATGAGAAGGTGATGCTTTTCATCAACAGGCGGGGCTTCTCTCCCTGGATCCTGTGCCTCGACTGCGGTTTTGTCGAGCGGTGCGGGGACTGCAGCGTATCGCTCACGCCCCACAGGCAGGAGGGGGCCCTCATCTGCCACTACTGCGGGATGAGAAAGCCGGTTCCAATCGAGTGCCCCCGGTGCAGCGGCCCGAAAATGGCGCCCATCGGCATCGGCACGGAAAAGCTCGAGGCGTTTTTGAACCGGAAGTGGAAGGAGCAAAGAGTGTCCCGGATGGATTCGGACGCAACCAGGAGGAGGGGGGTGTACGGGGC is drawn from Deltaproteobacteria bacterium and contains these coding sequences:
- the priA gene encoding primosomal protein N'; this encodes VIIVDEEHDQAYKQDEGVKYNARDLAIVKGGLFRIPVVLGSATPSGESYFRAKTGEFRYLELPERVAQGSLPDVRIVDLTENRARRGFKRYVSSELEELIEATLARDEKVMLFINRRGFSPWILCLDCGFVERCGDCSVSLTPHRQEGALICHYCGMRKPVPIECPRCSGPKMAPIGIGTEKLEAFLNRKWKEQRVSRMDSDATRRRGVYGALLRSMQEGEIDILVGTQMIAKGHDFPQVTLVGVLLADLSLSFPDFRSSERTFQVLTQVSGRAGRRGTVGQVIIQTYQPDHYAILKAAAHKYSEFMDIELSHRSELGYPPFSRLLLIRVSGKDKAGVEKRAQEVAETLYFRFDSRTDLKILGPSPAPIWKIKKQYIYQILVKSSPDADFSPLMDVVNAEFGGGKRKGGIRVDFDVDPYQLMY